Genomic DNA from Nocardioides aquaticus:
CGGCGTCGAGGGTGTAGTACTCCTTCACGGTCTCGCCGGTGGCCGGGTTCACGGTCTGGTAGGTGCTCATGGGGGCATAGCGGTCCCGGGCGCCGAGGTATTCCAGGAGGCGTGGCGGCCGTCACCTCCGGTCGCTAGTCTGTGCGCACAGAGAACAGACGTTCGCTGTGCGAACAGGAGATCACCGTGACCGAGCCCTTGTCCGAGTCCTACGTGTACGCCGCCGCCCGCACCCCCTTCGGCCGCTTCGGCGGCGCCCTGGCCGAGACCCGTCCCGACGACCTCGCCGCCGTCGCGCTGTCCGGCGTGCTCGCGAAGGCACCCGCCCTCGACCCGGCCGCGGTCGGCGACGTGGTGTGGGGCTGCGCCAACGGCGCCGGGGAGGACAACCGCAACGTCGGCCGGATGGCGGTGCTGCTGGCCGGGCTGCCGACCTCGGTGCCGGCCAGCACCGTCAACCGGCTCTGCGGGTCCTCCCTCGACGCGGCGATGTCGGCCTCGCGCTCGATCGAGACCGGGGACGCCGACGTCGTGGTGGCCGGCGGGGTCGAGTCGATGACCCGGGCGCCCTGGGTGCTGCCGAAGCCCTCGCGGGCCTTCCCGGCCGGCAACGTCACGGCCGTGTCGACCACCCTGGGCTGGCGCCTGGTCAACGACCGGATGCCGCAGGAGTGGACGATCTCGCTGGGGGAGTGCAACGAGCAGCTGCAGGAGCGCTTCGGGATCTCGCGCCAGCGCCAGGACGAGTTCGCCGCGCGGTCGCACAACCTGGCCCACGAGGCCTGGGAGTCCGGGTTCTACGACGACCTCGTGGTGGCCGTCGACGGCGTCGACCTCGCCCGCGACGAGGGCATCCGGCCCGGCTCGACCGCCGAGAAGCTCGGCGGGCTGAAGCCGGCCTTCCGCCCCGACGGCACGATCACGCCGGGCAACGCCAGCCCCCTCAACGACGGTGCCGCGGCGCTGCTGCTCGGCTCCGGCGGGGCGGCCGGCACCCTCGGGCGCGACCCGCTCGCCCGGGTGGCCGGCCGCGGCGCCCACGCCCTGGACCCCCAGGAGTTCGGCTACGCCCCGGTCGAGGCGGCCAACACCGCGCTGCGCCGGGCCGGCATCTCCTGGTCCGACGTCGGGGCGGTCGAGCTCAACGAGGCGTTCGCGGTGCAGTCCCTGGCCTGTGTCGACGCCTGGGTGGCCGACGGCCTGGCCGACGCGGAGCTGGTCAACGCCCGCGGCGGCGCGATCGCGATCGGGCACCCGCTCGGGGCCTCCGGCGCGCGCGTGCTCGGCACCCTGGCCCACCGCCTCGTCGCCGACGGGCAGCGGTGGGGGGTCGCCGCGATCTGCATCGGTGTGGGCCAGGCCCTCGCGGTCGTGCTGGAGAACGTCGACACCGCGCGGCGGTCCGCGTGAGCGCCACGACCTTCGCGGGGGACACGGCCTACGACGACGCGCTCGCCGACGTCGCGGACGGCGCGACCGTGCTGGTCGGGGGGTTCGGGATGGCCGGGATGCCCGTCGAGCTGATCGAGGCCCTGATCCGTCAGGGTGCCGGCGACCTGACCGTGGTCTCCAACAACGCCGGCAACGGCGACACCGGCCTGGCCGCGCTGCTGGCGGCCGGGCGGGTGCGCAAGGTGGTCTGCTCCTTCCCGCGGCAGAAGGACTCGTGGGTCTTCGACGGGCTCTACCGCGAGGGCCGGGTCGAGCTCGAGGTCGTCCCCCAGGGCACGCTCGCGGAGCGGATGCGGGCCGCCGGCGCCGGAATCGGGGCGTTCTTCTGCCCGACGGGGGCGGGCACCCTGCTCGGTGAGGGCAAGGAGACCCGCGAGATCGACGGGCGGCTGCACGTGCTCGAGCACCCCATCCGCGGCGACCTCGCCCTGGTCAAGGCCTCCGTCGCCGACGAGCTCGGCAACGTCGTCTACCGCAGGACCGCGCGGAACTTCGGGCCGGTGATGGCGACCGCGGCGGAGACCGTGGTGGTCCAGGTCGACCGGGTCGTGCCGGTCGGCGGGCTCGACCCCGAGGCCGTCGTCACACCGAGCATCTACGTCGACCGGGTGGTGGTGGCATGAGCCGCAGCAAGGACGAGATCGCCGCGGCGATCGCCGCCGACATCCCGGCGGGCTCCTACGTCAACCTCGGGATCGGGCAGCCGACCCTCGTCGCGGACCACCTCACGCCCGGGTCCGGGGTGGTGCTCCACACGGAGAACGGCATGCTCAACATGGGTCCCGCCGCGCACGGCGACGAGATCGACCCCGACCTCACCAACGCCGGCAAGATCCCGGTGACCGAGCTGCCGGGTGCGGCGTACTTCCACCACGCCGACTCCTTCGCGATGATGCGCGGCGGGCACCTCGA
This window encodes:
- a CDS encoding thiolase family protein, which produces MTEPLSESYVYAAARTPFGRFGGALAETRPDDLAAVALSGVLAKAPALDPAAVGDVVWGCANGAGEDNRNVGRMAVLLAGLPTSVPASTVNRLCGSSLDAAMSASRSIETGDADVVVAGGVESMTRAPWVLPKPSRAFPAGNVTAVSTTLGWRLVNDRMPQEWTISLGECNEQLQERFGISRQRQDEFAARSHNLAHEAWESGFYDDLVVAVDGVDLARDEGIRPGSTAEKLGGLKPAFRPDGTITPGNASPLNDGAAALLLGSGGAAGTLGRDPLARVAGRGAHALDPQEFGYAPVEAANTALRRAGISWSDVGAVELNEAFAVQSLACVDAWVADGLADAELVNARGGAIAIGHPLGASGARVLGTLAHRLVADGQRWGVAAICIGVGQALAVVLENVDTARRSA
- a CDS encoding 3-oxoacid CoA-transferase subunit A, yielding MSATTFAGDTAYDDALADVADGATVLVGGFGMAGMPVELIEALIRQGAGDLTVVSNNAGNGDTGLAALLAAGRVRKVVCSFPRQKDSWVFDGLYREGRVELEVVPQGTLAERMRAAGAGIGAFFCPTGAGTLLGEGKETREIDGRLHVLEHPIRGDLALVKASVADELGNVVYRRTARNFGPVMATAAETVVVQVDRVVPVGGLDPEAVVTPSIYVDRVVVA